CACATCTATGTGCAAAATATTAAACTTGcaattttaacaaaaattgtaaaaatatacaataatatatataatccGACTTTCGctgatttttattattataatatgcgttatcataaatatttgcgcacttatatatatgcgcATGTGTGTGTGTGTAACGAAAacgattttttttaataaaaataaaaaaaaataataaaatattatgtgCGTATTAAGTATAATGATAgcaatttttaaatataaataaaggcGAACTCAATGAATTATAAtaactaaaaatataaatttattgcttttttatatgcacatatatcCTTTGTCCATTTTGTAGCACTTTTTTTACGtgtttaaaatttatttaaataatattgcctttttttttttatgcatacATGGCTTTTTGCATTAATAgttcagaaaaaaaaaatgggtcagaaatgatttaaaaaatccaGTAAAgcatgtaaaaaaaaagtgcatacatatgaattttttttttcaaaaaataaaaaatatacgtTTAATGAATTAGTTAAAGTAtacattaaaatattttacgttccaaaaaaaaaaattaatttaattttattttttatacattataatttaaacaaaacttgtcatatacatttacaaaaaatataaataaaattttctgTAAATACTATAAACACGCAcacaatatattatatatatatataattatattaattgtaaaccacatataataaaaatggcaCGAACAAAACAAACAGCAAGAAAATCAACTGCAGGTAAAGCCCCAAGAAAGCAATTAGCTTCAAAGGCAGCAAGGAAATCAGCTCCAATTTCAGCAGGTATTAAAAAACCACACAGATACAGACCAGGAACTGTTGCATTAAGAGAAATTAGAAGATATCAAAAATCCACTGATTTATTAATCAGAAAATTACCATTCCAAAGATTAGTAAGAGAAATTGCTCAAGATTACAAAACTGATTTAAGATTTCAATCATCAGCAGTTATGGCACTTCAAGAAGCTGCAGAAGCATACTTAGTTGGTCTTTTTGAAGATACTAACTTATGTGCTATTC
The sequence above is a segment of the Plasmodium berghei ANKA genome assembly, chromosome: 1 genome. Coding sequences within it:
- a CDS encoding histone H3, putative yields the protein MARTKQTARKSTAGKAPRKQLASKAARKSAPISAGIKKPHRYRPGTVALREIRRYQKSTDLLIRKLPFQRLVREIAQDYKTDLRFQSSAVMALQEAAEAYLVGLFEDTNLCAIHAKRVTIMPKDIQLARRIRGERS